In a single window of the Olivibacter sp. SDN3 genome:
- a CDS encoding family 43 glycosylhydrolase has protein sequence MKAFLMLGLMIVTAGVRAQQQPKTYCNPINLDYAFLPIPNFAEWGKHRATADPVIVTYQGDYYLFSTNQWGYWWSSDMLNWNFVSRSFLRAEHDVYDDLCAPAVWVQGDTLLVMGSTYATNFPIWMSTNPKANAWEEAIHAYEIGGWDPDFFVDDDGKLYQFNGSSNVYPLYGVEVNRKTFQPIGARKELLLLDDNRLGWHRFGEYNDNTFLKPFMEGAHMTKHKGKYYLQYAAPGTEFSGYADGVAISDKPLGFYEHQSLPLSYKPGGFARGAGHGATYQDIYGNYWHVSSIVIGVKNNFERRLGIWPAGFDQDDVMYTNTAFGDYPHYLPNDGADHLESRFTGWMLLNFNKPVRVSSTLGAAYGANNAVDEDIKTYWSAATGDKGEWLESDLGAVSEVRAVQLNYADQDAEFLGKQEGFYHQYKLHHSIDGKSWKVLVDKSQNKKDVPHDYIELEKPVKARYLKLENVHVPTGKFAISGLRVFGNGLGEKPEAVREFLVLRGEEDKRSAWLKWRPVDDAYAYNIHLGIHPDKLYNTIMVYNGNDYWYKGMDKNKTYYFCIEAINENGVSERTAIQEVK, from the coding sequence ATGAAAGCATTTTTGATGCTGGGGCTAATGATAGTTACGGCTGGCGTCCGGGCACAACAACAGCCAAAAACCTATTGTAACCCCATCAATCTGGATTATGCTTTTTTGCCTATTCCCAATTTTGCCGAATGGGGAAAGCACCGGGCGACAGCAGATCCGGTTATTGTTACCTATCAAGGAGATTATTACCTGTTTTCTACCAACCAGTGGGGCTATTGGTGGAGCAGCGATATGTTAAACTGGAACTTTGTTTCCCGGTCGTTCTTAAGAGCGGAGCACGACGTGTACGACGACCTCTGTGCGCCAGCTGTGTGGGTGCAGGGCGATACCTTATTGGTGATGGGTTCTACGTATGCGACTAACTTTCCTATATGGATGAGTACCAACCCGAAGGCCAACGCATGGGAAGAAGCGATCCATGCGTATGAAATCGGCGGTTGGGACCCCGACTTTTTTGTGGATGATGACGGTAAACTCTATCAGTTCAATGGCAGTAGTAATGTGTATCCCCTTTACGGTGTAGAGGTGAATAGAAAAACCTTTCAACCTATTGGTGCACGTAAAGAGCTGCTCTTACTGGACGATAATCGTTTGGGTTGGCACCGCTTCGGTGAATATAACGATAATACTTTTCTAAAGCCCTTTATGGAAGGCGCGCACATGACCAAACACAAGGGTAAATACTATTTACAGTATGCTGCTCCAGGGACAGAATTCAGTGGCTACGCAGATGGAGTAGCCATTTCGGATAAACCACTGGGTTTTTATGAACATCAGTCGCTTCCGCTTAGCTATAAACCGGGAGGTTTCGCCCGTGGCGCAGGCCATGGTGCAACCTATCAGGATATATATGGTAATTATTGGCACGTTTCTTCCATCGTAATCGGTGTAAAGAACAATTTTGAGCGACGTCTGGGTATTTGGCCGGCGGGTTTCGATCAAGATGACGTGATGTATACCAACACCGCTTTTGGCGACTATCCACATTACCTACCAAACGATGGTGCCGATCACTTGGAAAGTCGTTTTACTGGCTGGATGTTGCTGAACTTCAATAAACCGGTGCGGGTTTCTTCTACCTTAGGCGCAGCATACGGCGCCAATAATGCAGTGGATGAAGATATCAAAACCTATTGGAGCGCTGCAACGGGCGATAAAGGAGAGTGGTTGGAAAGCGATTTGGGAGCAGTTTCCGAAGTTCGAGCTGTACAGCTCAATTATGCCGATCAGGATGCCGAATTTCTTGGCAAGCAGGAAGGGTTTTATCACCAATATAAGTTGCATCACTCGATTGACGGTAAATCGTGGAAAGTGCTCGTGGATAAGAGCCAAAACAAGAAAGATGTTCCGCATGACTATATCGAACTGGAAAAGCCGGTTAAAGCACGTTATCTGAAATTGGAAAACGTACATGTGCCTACAGGAAAGTTTGCGATCAGTGGATTACGGGTTTTTGGCAATGGTCTTGGGGAAAAACCGGAAGCCGTAAGAGAGTTCTTGGTCTTGCGCGGAGAAGAGGATAAGCGCAGTGCCTGGTTGAAGTGGCGGCCCGTAGATGACGCCTACGCCTATAATATTCATTTAGGCATCCATCCCGATAAGCTTTATAATACGATTATGGTATATAATGGCAACGATTATTGGTATAAGGGGATGGATAAAAATAAGACCTATTACTTCTGTATCGAGGCCATTAATGAGAACGGCGTTTCCGAACGCACAGCAATTCAGGAAGTGAAATAA
- a CDS encoding family 43 glycosylhydrolase: protein MEILFKKVRKASAIYTEEPCSENRKNSQYYLVKKDYPEMKSIYCLIWSVLMIVNTTFGQSTYCNPLNLDYTYATRFDSISYRSGADPAVVEFRGEYYMFVTRSMGYWHSTDLSNWSFITPEKWYFEGSNAPAAHNYKDSVLYVTGNPSGSMAVLYTDNPKKGDWKAVPSVLNQLQDPDLFIDDDGQAYMFWGSSNKFPIRGKKLDRTNRFLPSKEVHELFNLDGDKHGWERFGENHSDTVLRGYIEGPWLTKHDNKYYMQYAAPGTEFNVYGDGVYVSDDPLGPYHYAPNNPIVYKPGGYANGAGHGSTVKGPAGQYWHFGTMAVAANVGWERRIGVFPTYFDADGLMYSDTYFGDYPHYTPATPIKRGQFTGWMLLSYKKPVKASSQKGKHEAQNIVDEEMKTFWLAADNSDQQWIEIDLLAPSNVYALQINYHDYQSNLFGRVPNLYHRYVIEGSVDGHHWEVIIDKHNSFKDTPNDYVQLEAPAKTRYIRYKNVHVPTPHLAISGLRVFGLGEGKQPKEVKGFSVQRSDDPRDAMITWNGQENAQGYNIFWGIAPDKLYSSWMVYDNDALELKSLTAGQTYYFTIEAFNENGVSERTKVQEVK, encoded by the coding sequence ATGGAAATCCTGTTTAAGAAAGTCAGAAAAGCATCAGCGATCTATACGGAGGAACCTTGTAGCGAAAACCGTAAAAACAGTCAATACTATTTAGTTAAAAAAGATTATCCTGAAATGAAATCTATTTATTGCTTGATTTGGAGTGTGCTCATGATCGTAAATACGACCTTTGGGCAGTCTACTTATTGTAATCCGCTCAACTTAGATTATACTTACGCCACTCGCTTTGATAGCATTTCTTACCGTTCAGGCGCGGATCCGGCTGTCGTAGAATTCAGAGGAGAATATTATATGTTTGTCACTCGCTCGATGGGCTATTGGCATTCCACTGATTTAAGCAATTGGAGCTTTATCACACCCGAAAAATGGTACTTTGAAGGTTCTAACGCTCCGGCCGCACATAATTATAAAGACTCTGTTTTGTATGTAACCGGTAATCCTTCGGGTTCTATGGCGGTACTTTATACGGATAATCCCAAGAAGGGCGACTGGAAAGCGGTCCCCTCAGTTTTAAATCAATTGCAAGACCCTGATCTATTTATCGATGATGACGGACAGGCTTATATGTTCTGGGGTTCTTCGAATAAATTCCCTATACGTGGAAAAAAGCTAGATCGAACAAACCGTTTTCTACCGTCTAAAGAAGTGCACGAACTTTTTAACCTTGATGGCGATAAACATGGTTGGGAGCGCTTTGGTGAAAATCATTCGGATACCGTGTTGAGGGGATACATTGAAGGCCCTTGGTTAACCAAACATGATAATAAATATTATATGCAATATGCAGCTCCAGGGACGGAGTTTAATGTGTATGGCGATGGGGTCTATGTGAGCGACGATCCCTTAGGACCTTATCATTATGCCCCGAATAACCCCATCGTTTACAAGCCAGGAGGTTATGCCAATGGAGCTGGTCATGGTAGTACCGTGAAGGGGCCTGCCGGGCAATATTGGCACTTCGGAACCATGGCGGTAGCGGCGAATGTGGGATGGGAACGGCGCATTGGTGTGTTCCCTACTTATTTTGATGCAGACGGACTGATGTATTCAGACACTTATTTTGGAGATTATCCGCATTATACTCCTGCCACCCCGATAAAAAGAGGCCAATTTACAGGCTGGATGTTGCTTTCTTATAAAAAACCAGTTAAGGCCTCTTCGCAGAAAGGTAAACATGAAGCACAAAATATAGTGGACGAAGAGATGAAAACTTTCTGGTTAGCGGCCGACAATAGCGATCAACAATGGATAGAAATTGATCTACTTGCTCCGTCTAACGTTTATGCTCTTCAGATCAATTATCACGACTACCAGTCCAATCTGTTTGGGCGGGTTCCCAACTTATATCATCGGTACGTTATTGAAGGGTCCGTTGATGGACACCATTGGGAAGTAATTATCGATAAACACAATAGTTTTAAAGATACACCTAATGATTACGTACAGTTGGAAGCTCCGGCGAAAACACGGTACATACGATATAAAAATGTCCATGTGCCCACGCCTCACCTGGCGATTTCGGGCTTAAGGGTTTTCGGTCTGGGCGAAGGGAAGCAGCCAAAAGAGGTGAAGGGCTTTTCTGTGCAACGTAGCGATGATCCGCGTGACGCTATGATTACCTGGAACGGCCAGGAAAATGCGCAGGGATACAACATCTTTTGGGGTATTGCTCCAGATAAACTTTATAGCTCGTGGATGGTTTATGATAATGATGCGCTTGAGTTAAAGAGTCTGACAGCAGGGCAAACCTATTACTTCACCATAGAAGCATTTAATGAAAATGGCGTTTCGGAACGTACTAAAGTGCAGGAAGTAAAATGA
- a CDS encoding glucoamylase family protein, whose product MLLKQTMQLKKNLMKLLSLFAVLFFAACNTNQNGRTEDSGEAKNDSLSDDSLLTLVQQQTFQYFWEGAEETSGLARERIHIDGEYPQNDYDVVTTGGGGFGVMAILVGMERGFITRQEGVERLRKIVDYLEKADRFHGAWPHWLHGPTGKVKPFGQKDNGGDLVETAFMAQSLICVRQYLEAGNDEERQLAAKADELWKSIEWDWYRKDGENVLYWHWSPEYGWDMNFPVEGYNECLIMYVLAAASPTHGVPAEVYHEGWARSGKIKSDAEQYGLKVELNHNFHDGSVGPMFWAHYSYLGLDPRGLKDQYADYWELNRNHTLIQREYCIENPKKFKGYGEQAWGLTASYSVKGYAAHSPKEDEGVITPTAALSSFPYTPEYSMDVIRYLYDELGDKVWGKYGFYDAYSETDNWFPQRYLAIDQGPIPVMIENHRSGLLWKLFMSAPEVKVGLKKLGFASSQHNL is encoded by the coding sequence ATGTTACTAAAACAAACGATGCAACTGAAGAAAAATCTAATGAAACTATTGTCGCTATTTGCAGTGCTTTTTTTTGCGGCGTGTAATACAAATCAAAATGGTCGAACCGAAGATTCCGGCGAAGCAAAAAACGACAGCCTTTCAGACGACTCCCTACTAACCTTAGTTCAACAGCAAACCTTTCAATACTTCTGGGAAGGAGCTGAAGAGACATCGGGGCTTGCACGGGAGCGCATTCATATCGATGGTGAGTACCCGCAGAACGACTATGACGTCGTGACTACAGGCGGTGGCGGCTTTGGGGTCATGGCTATTCTTGTCGGAATGGAACGAGGCTTTATCACACGGCAAGAAGGCGTTGAACGTCTCAGAAAAATTGTTGATTACCTCGAAAAAGCCGACCGTTTTCACGGAGCTTGGCCGCATTGGCTGCATGGGCCTACGGGTAAAGTCAAGCCTTTTGGCCAGAAAGATAATGGTGGTGATCTCGTAGAGACGGCCTTTATGGCACAGAGCCTCATCTGCGTAAGACAATATCTGGAAGCAGGAAATGACGAAGAGAGACAGCTGGCCGCAAAGGCCGATGAACTTTGGAAATCCATTGAATGGGACTGGTACCGAAAAGACGGCGAAAACGTATTGTATTGGCACTGGAGCCCTGAATACGGATGGGACATGAATTTTCCTGTTGAAGGCTATAATGAATGCTTGATTATGTATGTATTGGCCGCCGCTTCGCCGACACATGGTGTACCTGCGGAGGTTTATCATGAAGGGTGGGCTAGAAGTGGTAAAATTAAATCGGATGCCGAGCAGTATGGCCTCAAGGTGGAATTGAACCATAATTTCCATGATGGAAGTGTAGGACCGATGTTCTGGGCACATTATTCTTACCTAGGACTAGATCCACGAGGCTTAAAAGATCAGTATGCGGATTACTGGGAACTTAATAGAAACCATACCCTTATACAGCGGGAATACTGTATTGAAAACCCCAAAAAATTCAAGGGTTATGGCGAACAGGCTTGGGGCCTTACCGCTAGCTATTCGGTGAAAGGTTATGCCGCACATAGCCCGAAAGAAGATGAGGGCGTGATCACACCTACAGCAGCCTTATCATCTTTCCCTTATACGCCGGAGTATAGTATGGACGTTATCCGGTACCTGTATGATGAACTTGGCGATAAAGTGTGGGGAAAATATGGTTTCTATGATGCTTATAGTGAAACAGACAACTGGTTTCCACAACGTTATCTAGCCATCGACCAGGGGCCTATTCCAGTGATGATTGAAAACCATCGAAGCGGATTATTATGGAAGCTGTTTATGAGTGCACCAGAGGTGAAAGTAGGTTTAAAAAAATTAGGTTTTGCTAGTTCGCAACATAACTTGTAG
- a CDS encoding RagB/SusD family nutrient uptake outer membrane protein, whose protein sequence is MKTLNILKQSWPVVILLLTTVIITSCKKDFLDRKPLGEYIEEDIPPGDLNAQVYAIYAALREDGISSLPYIAVHNIRSDDADKGSTVSDGADAEAIFDNFQYTTDFWLINQYWSDHYNLIAMANNVIDAVDSVGLESEVTRVNLGEAKFFRAYAYFDMVRAFGEVPLIDFRILRQEDAIKPKATVADIYGLIDEDLEEAIAYLPTNWDPSFIGRVTKGSALTLRTKSYMARQMYGQALSTARMVMESGEYNLNMSYEQIFRESGENGSESIFEIQALYTQNQTDVGLNYASRQGVRGGGVWDLGWGWNTPNERLAAAFEEGDPRKDETLLYSGQINTPYGEEVPAATSELPRPYWSKKVYTDPAIRRSAGSLQGQWFNMRVYRYADLVLLAAEAANETGDRVSALNYLETVRARARGNNEEVLPEVTAEDQVELREAIRHERQVELGMENERFFDLVRWGIDIEVMHEAGKTGYQERHRYLPIPQPEIDRSGGVLVQNPNY, encoded by the coding sequence ATGAAAACATTAAATATATTGAAACAAAGTTGGCCTGTCGTAATTCTGCTGTTAACAACCGTAATTATTACTTCATGTAAAAAAGATTTTCTTGACAGAAAGCCATTAGGAGAGTATATAGAGGAAGACATTCCTCCGGGCGATTTGAACGCGCAAGTATATGCTATTTATGCGGCCCTGCGTGAAGATGGAATCAGCAGCTTACCCTACATCGCGGTACATAATATCCGTTCGGATGATGCGGATAAAGGCAGTACGGTATCAGATGGTGCCGATGCTGAAGCTATTTTTGATAATTTTCAGTATACGACCGACTTTTGGTTGATAAACCAATATTGGTCTGACCATTACAACCTGATAGCGATGGCCAATAACGTGATTGATGCGGTCGATTCCGTAGGGTTGGAAAGCGAAGTAACAAGGGTGAATCTTGGAGAAGCTAAATTCTTTCGGGCCTATGCTTATTTTGATATGGTCAGGGCCTTTGGCGAAGTACCCTTGATTGACTTCCGAATTCTTAGGCAAGAAGATGCCATAAAACCCAAAGCAACCGTAGCAGATATATATGGGTTAATAGATGAAGATTTGGAAGAGGCTATCGCTTACTTACCTACCAATTGGGATCCTTCTTTCATTGGACGGGTAACAAAAGGAAGTGCATTAACGTTAAGAACCAAATCGTATATGGCTCGCCAGATGTATGGACAGGCTTTATCTACCGCTCGTATGGTCATGGAAAGTGGCGAATATAACCTGAACATGTCTTATGAACAGATATTCAGGGAATCTGGCGAAAATGGCAGTGAATCCATTTTTGAAATACAGGCCCTTTACACGCAGAACCAAACCGATGTAGGTTTAAACTACGCCAGTAGACAAGGCGTGCGAGGCGGGGGAGTTTGGGATTTGGGCTGGGGCTGGAACACACCAAATGAGCGTTTAGCCGCGGCTTTTGAAGAAGGAGATCCGCGTAAGGATGAAACCCTTTTGTATTCTGGTCAGATAAATACACCTTATGGAGAGGAGGTCCCAGCGGCTACTTCTGAACTTCCACGGCCATATTGGAGTAAAAAAGTATACACGGATCCGGCGATCCGGCGCTCAGCTGGTAGTTTACAAGGGCAATGGTTTAATATGCGGGTGTATCGCTATGCAGATTTAGTACTGCTTGCCGCTGAAGCGGCCAATGAGACAGGTGACCGGGTGTCGGCATTAAATTACCTGGAAACGGTAAGAGCAAGAGCTAGGGGAAACAACGAGGAAGTGTTACCGGAAGTAACCGCCGAAGACCAAGTAGAACTTCGCGAAGCTATTAGACATGAACGGCAAGTAGAGTTGGGAATGGAAAATGAGCGTTTCTTTGACCTAGTAAGATGGGGTATTGACATAGAGGTGATGCATGAAGCGGGTAAAACCGGATACCAAGAACGTCATCGATATTTACCTATCCCGCAGCCTGAAATTGATCGTTCAGGCGGTGTACTCGTGCAAAATCCAAATTATTAA
- a CDS encoding TonB-dependent receptor, translating into MRNKFTYYLLVVFILFASSVFAQDEITIQGKVVDSLDGLGIPGVSVLIKGTTTGTQTDAEGNYRITASSDATLTFSFISYKRQEIPINDQTTINVTMESESEQLDQVVVIGYGTAAKRDLTGSIARISGEEIAERPAMNPVANIQGRVAGVQITNSGRPGAQPDVRIRGTNSINGAAPLYVVDGILNDNIDFVNPADIESMEVLKDPSSLAIFGVRGANGVIAITTKKAKEGQINFNFNTNTGFRNVADRMKLANGDQFRTLFDEQRRNEGADPYDYSLYNANTDWQDEIFQTGAITLNNLSVSGATEKNKFYMGLGYQYEEGMIKNEALNRINVTINDQLEVTDNFRAGINFTGYRAELPFERNVEGAIRAAPISPVYNEQYDAFYSLPDFQRPQIRNPMAAVEVLDNTQVMKNYRAVGSVFAEVDFLEHFTFRTNLLADYGFSQRRAYTPIIDLLIPTASGEPDFQRVEQITRVEAHQNIYSKVQTDWLLTYKNSFGDHNLTATAGFTSYYDSFEQVAAGRTQGQGAPIPNDPRFNYVGMGSLDSQTGDGFAWERATLSYLVRGLYNYKGKYLLNASFRRDGSSAFRSAGNRWQNFGSIGAAWVLSEEDFMQSLEFINNLKLKGSYGILGSQNTGTGAASDDNENRYPAYPILVANSSAVFGNALYPAYEPEYIADPNLRWESIRSWEVGLEFNAFNNQLYVEGAYYNKDTRDMLVTVPGILGTRPGLSNVGSIRNSGIELAASWDQRIDEDWSYNISGNITTINNEVVNLAGEGYQIFDGISRTTAGFPIGYFFGYEMDGVYQNEAEVAALPNNINPAAPGDIRFRDLNGDGVITEADRTIIGNPSPDFTFGFSARVKYKQFDLGAEFMGVYGNDIFRNWNRQAFTQFNFQEHQLGRWTGEGSTNTEPLLSNTRPNNRLVSSYWIEDGSFMRLRNLQIGYNFSQEFLQKTRLKALRVYLNAQNPFTWARNTGFTPEIGGSAISFGVDTGTYPVPAVYTLGLNLNF; encoded by the coding sequence ATGAGGAATAAATTTACTTATTACCTACTGGTAGTATTTATTCTTTTTGCAAGTAGTGTTTTTGCACAAGATGAAATTACTATTCAGGGTAAGGTGGTTGATTCACTTGATGGTCTGGGTATACCGGGTGTAAGTGTACTGATCAAAGGAACCACCACGGGAACACAAACGGACGCGGAGGGCAATTACCGTATTACTGCGTCATCTGATGCCACACTAACATTTAGCTTTATTAGCTACAAAAGGCAGGAAATACCTATCAATGATCAAACCACTATTAATGTAACCATGGAAAGCGAGAGTGAGCAGCTGGACCAAGTGGTGGTGATTGGTTATGGTACAGCGGCAAAACGCGACTTGACCGGGTCGATTGCGCGTATTAGCGGAGAAGAGATTGCAGAGCGGCCCGCTATGAACCCGGTTGCCAATATCCAAGGTCGCGTGGCAGGTGTTCAGATAACGAATTCAGGTAGACCGGGAGCACAGCCCGATGTTAGGATACGAGGAACGAATTCCATTAACGGTGCGGCACCTCTATATGTTGTCGATGGGATTCTTAACGATAATATTGACTTTGTAAACCCTGCGGATATCGAATCGATGGAAGTATTGAAAGATCCTTCTTCACTAGCCATTTTTGGTGTACGTGGTGCAAATGGAGTGATTGCCATTACTACCAAAAAAGCCAAAGAAGGACAGATTAATTTTAACTTCAATACTAACACGGGATTCAGAAATGTTGCAGACCGTATGAAATTGGCTAACGGTGATCAATTTCGCACCTTATTTGATGAGCAGCGTCGTAATGAGGGAGCAGACCCCTATGATTATTCTCTGTATAATGCCAATACCGATTGGCAGGATGAGATCTTCCAAACGGGCGCTATTACGTTAAACAACCTAAGTGTAAGTGGCGCTACGGAAAAGAACAAGTTCTATATGGGATTAGGTTATCAATACGAAGAAGGGATGATAAAAAATGAAGCCTTGAACCGTATCAACGTAACCATTAATGACCAACTGGAAGTTACCGATAATTTTAGAGCAGGAATAAATTTTACCGGATATCGTGCTGAATTGCCTTTTGAGCGTAATGTGGAAGGAGCTATACGTGCGGCCCCTATTTCGCCTGTTTATAATGAGCAATACGATGCCTTTTACTCTTTGCCGGACTTTCAGCGGCCACAGATTCGGAATCCGATGGCGGCTGTTGAAGTACTTGATAACACACAGGTCATGAAAAACTACCGTGCCGTAGGAAGTGTATTTGCCGAGGTTGATTTCTTAGAGCACTTTACCTTCAGGACGAACCTTCTTGCCGACTATGGGTTTAGTCAACGGAGAGCCTACACACCAATCATTGACTTGCTCATTCCAACAGCATCGGGGGAACCCGATTTTCAACGGGTAGAGCAAATTACCAGAGTGGAAGCACATCAGAATATTTATAGCAAAGTTCAAACAGACTGGTTATTAACATATAAAAATAGTTTTGGCGACCATAATTTGACTGCTACTGCTGGTTTTACTTCATATTATGATAGTTTTGAGCAAGTGGCTGCGGGAAGAACACAGGGGCAAGGTGCACCTATTCCTAATGATCCTCGGTTTAACTATGTCGGAATGGGATCCTTGGATTCACAAACTGGAGACGGTTTCGCTTGGGAAAGAGCTACTTTGTCGTACCTCGTTCGCGGACTTTACAATTATAAGGGGAAATACCTGTTAAATGCCTCGTTCAGGCGTGATGGTAGCTCTGCTTTCAGAAGTGCTGGCAATCGATGGCAAAATTTCGGCTCCATTGGGGCTGCGTGGGTATTGAGTGAAGAGGATTTTATGCAGTCGCTTGAATTTATTAATAACCTGAAATTAAAAGGTTCTTATGGTATCTTGGGTAGTCAAAATACGGGAACTGGCGCTGCTTCTGATGACAATGAAAATCGCTACCCAGCCTATCCTATTTTGGTTGCTAACTCATCAGCTGTTTTTGGCAATGCTTTATACCCTGCTTACGAACCGGAATACATTGCCGATCCAAACTTACGTTGGGAATCTATCCGGTCCTGGGAAGTCGGGTTGGAGTTTAATGCCTTTAACAATCAGTTGTATGTAGAGGGAGCGTATTACAATAAAGATACGCGCGACATGTTGGTAACTGTTCCAGGTATCTTGGGTACCAGGCCAGGGTTATCGAACGTGGGTAGCATTCGTAATAGTGGCATTGAGCTTGCTGCAAGTTGGGATCAGCGGATTGACGAAGACTGGTCGTATAATATTAGCGGAAATATCACAACGATAAACAACGAAGTTGTTAATCTCGCCGGCGAAGGGTATCAAATATTCGATGGTATATCGCGTACTACTGCAGGCTTTCCTATAGGTTATTTCTTTGGATATGAAATGGATGGGGTTTATCAGAATGAAGCAGAAGTAGCGGCATTACCTAATAATATTAACCCTGCAGCACCAGGAGACATACGTTTTCGTGATCTCAATGGAGACGGTGTTATTACCGAAGCAGACCGTACCATCATCGGTAACCCAAGCCCGGATTTTACCTTTGGCTTCTCTGCTAGGGTAAAGTACAAACAGTTTGACCTGGGTGCCGAATTCATGGGGGTATATGGTAATGACATATTTCGAAATTGGAACCGACAGGCCTTTACACAGTTTAATTTTCAAGAACATCAATTAGGGCGTTGGACTGGTGAAGGCAGCACCAACACCGAACCGCTTTTAAGTAACACCCGGCCAAACAATCGCTTAGTCTCATCCTATTGGATTGAGGACGGCAGCTTTATGCGTTTAAGAAACTTGCAAATAGGATACAACTTTAGTCAGGAGTTTCTGCAGAAGACCAGATTGAAGGCGTTAAGAGTGTATCTGAATGCGCAGAATCCATTCACCTGGGCGCGTAATACGGGTTTCACCCCTGAAATAGGAGGAAGTGCGATTTCTTTCGGTGTCGATACAGGAACTTATCCGGTACCGGCAGTGTATACCTTAGGATTAAATCTTAATTTCTAA